A window of the Diabrotica undecimpunctata isolate CICGRU chromosome 1, icDiaUnde3, whole genome shotgun sequence genome harbors these coding sequences:
- the LOC140437751 gene encoding chymotrypsin-2-like: MILLIFFLSFSTALAAEQPNLDIVGGSYAVKGEFPYAAALTTKFAGNITLVCGSSILTKSWILTAAHCVTYEDIFEVVVNAGMIDLYDEQAQARNIVNYRIHPNYEKNTAHGYDLVVVKVDPPFEFGEFVQPANLPVADYDPIDWRYLTIVGWGQVDDHTSGHLLKKVHVPLVEYDDCMQTLEKENEPDAYKYNNTEVCTLSPGNGPCIGDGGGPLTQNSVLIGVVSWGTHLSCAQNESIALFPKVSSFISWIQDNIDEELTFA, from the exons atgattttgttgatattttttcttTCGTTTTCAACAGCTTTAG CTGCAGAGCAACCGAATTTGGATATTGTGGGCGGTAGCTATGCTGTCAAAGGAGAGTTTCCGTATGCTGCAGCACTAACGACTAAGTTTGCTGGAAATATCACTCTTGTCTGTGGATCAAGTATTCTTACAAAAAGTTGGATACTCACTGCTGCTCATTGTGTGACATATGAAGATATTTTCGAGGTCGTG GTCAACGCTGGAATGATCGATCTTTACGATGAACAAGCACAAGCTAGAAATATAGTAAATTACAGAATTCATCCtaattatgaaaaaaatac ggCACACGGATACGATCTTGTTGTGGTGAAAGTGGATCCACCTTTTGAATTTGGGGAATTTGTTCAACCAGCAAACCTACCCGTAGCTGATTATGATCCAATCGATTGGAGATATTTAACAATTGTCGGATGGGGACAGGTGGACGATCATACCTCAGGACATCTTTTAAAGAAAGTGCACGTTCCATTAGTAGAGTATGACG ATTGCATGCAAACACTTGAGAAAGAAAATGAACCAGATGCATATAAATACAACAACACCGAAGTGTGTACACTATCTCCAGGAAACGGCCCTTGTATTGGAGATGGTGGTGGACCTTTGACTCAGAACAGCGTACTGATTGGAGTTGTTTCATGGGGAACTCATCTCTCATGTGCACAAAATGAATCTATAGCACTATTCCCAAAAGTTAGTTCTTTTATTAGCTGGATACAAGACAATATTGACGAGGAGTTGACTTTTGCTTAA